In a single window of the Microbacterium sulfonylureivorans genome:
- the hutH gene encoding histidine ammonia-lyase: MTTVTDLRPDVVTVGAAPLRPEDVVAVARHGAAVEIAAEALARVAATRALVEGLADDPDPHYGISTGFGALATTFIAPERRLQLQASLIRSHAAGTGPEVEREVVRALQLLRLQTLATGHTGVRPLVVETYAGMLNAGITPIVREYGSLGCSGDLAPLSHVALAAMGEGPVRDASGEQVDATDALAAASLSPLVLREKEGLALINGTDGMLGMLLLALHDLSVLLDTADIAAAMSVESQLGTDAVFAADLQALRPQVGQSVSAANLRAVLAGSPIVASHKDPAVCTRVQDAYSLRCSPQVHGAARDTVDHARTIASRELAAAVDNPVITDDGRVESNGNFHGAPVAYVLDFLAIAVADIASISERRTDRALDPARSHGLPPFLAHEVGVDSGLMIAQYAAAGIVSELKRLAVPASVDSIPSSAMQEDHVSMGWAAARKLRRGIDGLARVLAIEVLTAARALDLRAPLQPGPATGAVRDLVRTVADGPGPDRFLSPDMEAVTALVASGAVTAAALPAA; the protein is encoded by the coding sequence ATGACCACCGTCACCGACCTCCGCCCCGACGTCGTCACGGTCGGCGCGGCACCCCTGCGCCCCGAAGACGTCGTCGCCGTCGCACGCCACGGTGCGGCCGTCGAGATCGCCGCAGAGGCCCTCGCCCGCGTCGCCGCGACCCGCGCGCTCGTCGAGGGGCTCGCCGACGACCCCGACCCGCACTACGGCATCTCGACCGGCTTCGGCGCGCTCGCGACGACGTTCATCGCCCCCGAGCGTCGCCTGCAGCTGCAGGCCAGCCTCATCCGCTCGCACGCGGCGGGCACCGGCCCGGAGGTCGAGCGCGAGGTCGTCCGCGCCCTGCAGCTCCTCCGCCTGCAGACCCTCGCCACCGGCCACACCGGCGTCCGCCCCCTCGTCGTCGAGACCTACGCGGGCATGCTCAACGCCGGCATCACCCCGATCGTGCGCGAGTACGGCTCGCTCGGGTGCTCCGGCGACCTCGCCCCGCTGTCGCATGTCGCGCTCGCCGCGATGGGCGAAGGACCGGTGCGCGACGCCTCGGGCGAGCAGGTCGACGCGACGGACGCGCTGGCCGCGGCATCCCTCTCTCCGCTCGTCCTGCGCGAGAAGGAGGGCCTCGCGCTCATCAACGGCACCGACGGCATGCTCGGGATGCTGCTCCTCGCGCTGCACGACCTGTCGGTGCTGCTCGACACGGCCGACATCGCCGCCGCCATGTCGGTGGAGTCGCAGCTCGGCACCGATGCGGTCTTCGCCGCCGACCTGCAGGCGCTGCGCCCCCAGGTGGGCCAGTCCGTCTCTGCGGCGAATCTGCGCGCCGTGCTCGCGGGCTCGCCCATCGTCGCCTCGCACAAGGATCCCGCCGTGTGCACGCGCGTGCAGGACGCGTACTCGCTCCGGTGCTCGCCTCAGGTGCACGGCGCGGCGCGCGACACCGTCGACCACGCGCGCACGATCGCCTCGCGCGAGCTGGCCGCCGCGGTCGACAACCCGGTCATCACCGACGACGGCCGGGTCGAGTCCAACGGCAACTTCCACGGCGCCCCGGTGGCCTACGTGCTGGACTTCCTCGCGATCGCCGTCGCCGACATCGCCTCGATCTCGGAGCGCCGCACCGACCGGGCCCTCGATCCTGCCCGCAGCCACGGGCTGCCGCCCTTCCTCGCGCACGAGGTCGGCGTCGACTCCGGCCTGATGATCGCGCAGTACGCGGCGGCCGGGATCGTCTCCGAGCTCAAGCGGCTCGCGGTGCCGGCATCCGTCGACTCGATCCCCTCGAGCGCGATGCAGGAGGACCACGTCTCGATGGGGTGGGCCGCCGCCCGCAAGCTCCGCCGCGGCATCGACGGACTCGCCCGGGTGCTCGCGATCGAGGTGCTCACCGCCGCGCGGGCGCTCGACCTGCGCGCCCCGCTGCAGCCCGGACCCGCGACCGGCGCCGTGCGCGACCTCGTCCGCACCGTCGCCGACGGACCCGGACCCGACCGGTTCCTCTCGCCCGACATGGAGGCCGTGACCGCCCTCGTGGCGTCCGGCGCCGTGACCGCCGCCGCCCTCCCCGCCGCCTGA
- a CDS encoding IclR family transcriptional regulator, translating into MPAADQTLRILSFLARQRGPVAASTVATTLGIPRSSVYHLLAALEAHGFVIHLPAERRWGLGTAAFELAGGYSRQQPLARLGRPLVAALADRAGESAHLAVMTGRDVLYIVEERAPRRPALVTDVGVRLPAHLTATGRAMLAALPREQVRALFPDASAFADRTGRGPARPGELRDVLREVRERGYAIEDGEVTLGLRSVGVAVRDHAGWPAAAIAITWPVDAERDAATLGTLISEAASELERRIGRV; encoded by the coding sequence GTGCCCGCCGCCGATCAGACCCTGCGGATCCTGTCGTTCCTCGCGCGCCAGCGCGGACCGGTCGCGGCCAGCACCGTCGCGACGACCCTCGGCATCCCCCGATCCAGCGTCTACCACCTGCTGGCGGCGCTCGAGGCGCACGGATTCGTCATCCACCTCCCCGCCGAGCGTCGGTGGGGACTCGGCACGGCAGCGTTCGAGCTCGCCGGCGGCTACTCCCGGCAGCAGCCCCTCGCCCGACTCGGTCGCCCCCTCGTCGCCGCGCTCGCCGACCGGGCGGGCGAGAGCGCGCACCTCGCCGTGATGACCGGACGCGACGTGCTCTACATCGTCGAGGAACGGGCACCCCGGCGTCCGGCCCTCGTCACCGACGTGGGCGTGCGGCTGCCCGCGCACTTGACCGCGACGGGTCGGGCCATGCTCGCGGCGCTCCCCCGCGAGCAGGTTCGGGCGCTGTTTCCGGATGCCTCGGCCTTCGCCGACCGCACCGGCCGGGGTCCGGCGCGCCCGGGCGAGCTGCGCGATGTCCTGCGGGAGGTGAGGGAGCGCGGGTACGCGATCGAGGACGGCGAGGTGACGCTCGGTCTGCGTTCGGTCGGCGTCGCGGTGCGCGACCATGCGGGCTGGCCGGCCGCGGCCATCGCGATCACCTGGCCCGTCGACGCGGAGCGTGACGCGGCGACGCTCGGAACGCTCATCTCCGAGGCTGCGTCCGAGCTCGAGCGGCGGATCGGGCGCGTCTGA
- a CDS encoding LacI family DNA-binding transcriptional regulator encodes MAKAPTVEDVALAAGVSRQTVSNVINTPGIVKEATRERVERAIAELGYRPHMAARRLRTRRSSTIGIHLDPYAGGISGVVLDRFVHALTERAGDRGMRIQLYAARTPDEEIVRMGELTDGGEVDAVVITGTFHGDPRTRWLADRGVPFVAFGRPWGDDDVESPAHLWVDVDGAAGTRAATEHILAVAGPRVAFLGWPSGSGTGDDRERGWREAMAAAGATGERVACEESVGLARTTAGDLLARTRDLDGIVCASDSLAIGAHLAAAAAGRADLPVVGFDNTPAAEAIGLSSVEQLPEQVAAGVLELLMGPSGSVVDPRLLAAGEAHVLVVPRLVVR; translated from the coding sequence ATGGCCAAAGCGCCCACCGTCGAGGACGTCGCCCTCGCCGCCGGCGTCTCGCGCCAGACCGTCTCCAACGTGATCAACACGCCGGGGATCGTCAAGGAGGCGACCCGCGAGCGCGTGGAGCGTGCGATCGCCGAACTCGGCTATCGCCCCCACATGGCGGCACGACGTTTGCGGACGCGCCGCAGCTCGACCATCGGCATCCATCTCGACCCCTACGCGGGCGGGATCTCGGGCGTCGTGCTCGACCGGTTCGTGCACGCGCTCACCGAACGGGCCGGTGACCGGGGGATGAGGATCCAGCTCTACGCCGCGCGGACCCCCGATGAGGAGATCGTGCGCATGGGCGAACTCACCGATGGCGGCGAGGTCGACGCCGTCGTCATCACAGGCACGTTCCACGGCGATCCCCGCACCCGCTGGCTTGCGGATCGCGGCGTGCCGTTCGTCGCGTTCGGGCGGCCGTGGGGCGACGACGACGTGGAATCGCCCGCCCACCTCTGGGTCGACGTCGATGGCGCCGCGGGCACCCGGGCCGCGACCGAGCACATCCTCGCCGTGGCGGGCCCGCGCGTCGCGTTCCTCGGCTGGCCGAGCGGATCCGGGACCGGCGACGACCGGGAACGCGGCTGGCGCGAGGCGATGGCCGCCGCCGGCGCGACCGGAGAGCGCGTCGCCTGCGAGGAGAGCGTCGGGCTGGCGCGCACGACGGCGGGCGATCTGCTCGCGCGCACGAGGGACCTCGACGGGATCGTGTGCGCGAGCGACTCGCTCGCCATCGGCGCGCATCTCGCCGCCGCCGCGGCGGGTCGTGCGGACCTCCCCGTCGTCGGCTTCGACAACACCCCGGCCGCCGAGGCGATCGGGCTCAGCAGCGTCGAGCAGCTGCCCGAGCAGGTCGCGGCCGGCGTGCTCGAGCTGCTCATGGGGCCGTCGGGAAGCGTCGTCGATCCCCGCCTCCTCGCCGCCGGCGAGGCCCACGTGCTGGTCGTGCCCCGACTCGTGGTCCGCTGA
- a CDS encoding sugar ABC transporter substrate-binding protein, with product MTRQKTRALVGAALLITGALALTACGSGFDDGGGAGSSGEGDATELTSSDDALTILIGSSGDAETDAVESAVAAWSEESGVEASVQVASDLPQQLSQGFAAGSPPDLFYLATEALAGYAGNGSLVAYGDMLANADDFYPSLVQNFTVDDQFYCAPKDFSTLALVINKGMWDAAGLTDDDIPTTWEELDTVAQTLTKDGVVGLAFGAEYQRVGAFMAQAGGTLVSDDGTEAVANSPENVEALTYVKDHLEAGSFAYATDIGTGWGGEAFGSQKAAMTIEGNWITGAMMNDYPDVDYVVAELPAGPVGPGTMQFTNCWGMAADSPNQQAALELVEYLTSTESQLAFSEAFGPMPSIQSAADQWSADNPELTAFLAGADYAVGVPTNDGIAAVITDFNAQLESLKSGDPQQILDTVQANVEAVVG from the coding sequence ATGACACGGCAGAAGACACGCGCACTCGTCGGCGCAGCCCTCCTGATCACGGGCGCCCTCGCGCTCACCGCCTGCGGCTCCGGCTTCGACGACGGCGGAGGTGCGGGAAGCTCCGGCGAGGGAGACGCGACCGAGCTCACGTCTTCCGACGACGCCCTCACGATCCTCATCGGCTCCTCCGGCGACGCAGAGACCGACGCCGTCGAGTCCGCCGTCGCCGCATGGTCGGAGGAATCCGGCGTCGAGGCGAGCGTGCAGGTCGCCAGCGACCTTCCGCAGCAGCTCTCGCAGGGCTTCGCCGCCGGCTCGCCGCCGGACCTGTTCTACCTGGCGACCGAGGCGCTGGCCGGCTACGCCGGCAACGGGTCGCTCGTCGCGTACGGCGACATGCTCGCCAACGCCGACGACTTCTACCCCTCGCTCGTGCAGAACTTCACCGTGGACGACCAGTTCTACTGCGCGCCGAAGGACTTCTCGACGCTCGCGCTCGTCATCAACAAGGGGATGTGGGATGCCGCAGGCCTGACCGACGACGACATCCCGACCACGTGGGAGGAGCTCGACACCGTGGCGCAGACGCTCACCAAGGACGGCGTCGTCGGACTCGCCTTCGGCGCCGAGTACCAGCGAGTGGGGGCGTTCATGGCGCAGGCCGGCGGCACGCTCGTCAGCGACGACGGGACCGAGGCCGTGGCGAACAGCCCGGAGAACGTCGAGGCGCTCACGTACGTCAAGGACCACCTCGAAGCGGGAAGCTTCGCCTACGCCACCGACATCGGCACGGGATGGGGTGGCGAGGCGTTCGGCTCGCAGAAGGCCGCGATGACGATCGAGGGCAACTGGATCACCGGGGCAATGATGAACGACTACCCCGACGTGGACTACGTCGTCGCCGAACTCCCCGCCGGTCCGGTCGGCCCGGGCACCATGCAGTTCACGAACTGCTGGGGCATGGCCGCCGACAGCCCCAACCAGCAGGCCGCCCTCGAGCTCGTCGAGTACCTGACGAGCACCGAGTCGCAGCTCGCGTTCTCGGAGGCCTTCGGCCCGATGCCGTCGATCCAGTCGGCTGCCGACCAGTGGAGCGCCGACAACCCCGAGCTCACTGCGTTCCTCGCGGGCGCCGACTACGCGGTCGGCGTGCCGACCAATGACGGCATCGCCGCCGTGATCACCGACTTCAATGCGCAGCTGGAAAGCCTGAAGTCGGGCGACCCGCAGCAGATCCTCGACACGGTCCAGGCCAACGTCGAGGCCGTCGTGGGCTGA
- a CDS encoding carbohydrate ABC transporter permease, which yields MTATAVAPRRAGKARKGLRRGEALAGWLFTGPVLIILGVFLLIPVVMALWVSFSDWSGRGSPFSSGVSFVGLENYAAITTDGGLPTRDFGTALRNNGWYVLLVVPLQTALALFLAVLVNRAILRGRGFFRTAFYFPSVTSTVAITVLWLFLFSANGVVNEALSWIGISGPNWWADPSGIVHNGLAAVGVTQGPPVLTENDFLGLSWWDWLAGPSVAMTALILMAVFTTSGTFMLLFIAALQNIGSEIQEAAMMDGANGWQRFWRVTLPQLRPTLFTVITLGLIGCWQVYDQIYTGTQGGPGKTTMTPAYLSYTSAFLGQDWGQGAAIAFILFAIIVAFTAFQRWVLRERPVSKRRARQYQQPSRPSTASPAVAASARVPSVPEPTTTDPTKEDER from the coding sequence ATGACCGCGACCGCAGTCGCACCCCGCCGCGCCGGAAAGGCCCGAAAGGGCCTCCGGCGCGGCGAGGCGCTCGCCGGCTGGCTCTTCACGGGCCCTGTCCTCATCATCCTCGGCGTCTTCCTCCTCATCCCGGTGGTCATGGCGCTCTGGGTGAGCTTCTCCGACTGGTCCGGTCGTGGCAGCCCCTTCTCGAGCGGTGTCAGCTTCGTCGGCCTCGAGAACTACGCGGCCATCACCACCGACGGCGGTCTCCCCACGCGGGACTTCGGCACGGCACTGCGCAACAACGGGTGGTACGTGCTGCTCGTCGTGCCCCTTCAGACGGCGCTCGCGCTGTTCCTCGCGGTGCTGGTGAACCGTGCGATCCTGCGCGGCCGCGGCTTCTTCCGGACGGCGTTCTACTTCCCGTCGGTCACCAGCACGGTCGCCATCACTGTGCTGTGGCTGTTCCTGTTCTCGGCGAACGGCGTCGTGAACGAAGCACTCTCCTGGATCGGGATCAGCGGACCGAACTGGTGGGCGGACCCGAGCGGAATCGTCCACAACGGGCTGGCCGCGGTCGGCGTCACGCAGGGACCGCCCGTCCTCACCGAGAACGACTTCCTCGGCCTGTCCTGGTGGGACTGGCTGGCAGGGCCGTCGGTCGCGATGACGGCGCTCATCCTGATGGCGGTGTTCACGACGAGCGGCACCTTCATGCTCCTCTTCATCGCCGCCCTGCAGAACATCGGCAGCGAGATCCAGGAGGCCGCGATGATGGACGGGGCCAACGGCTGGCAGCGCTTCTGGCGGGTCACCCTCCCCCAGCTGCGACCGACGCTGTTCACCGTCATCACGCTCGGCCTGATCGGGTGCTGGCAGGTCTACGACCAGATCTACACCGGCACGCAGGGCGGCCCCGGCAAGACCACGATGACACCCGCGTACCTGTCGTACACGTCCGCCTTCCTCGGGCAGGACTGGGGTCAGGGCGCCGCGATCGCGTTCATCCTCTTCGCGATCATCGTCGCGTTCACGGCGTTCCAGAGGTGGGTGCTGCGCGAGCGCCCCGTGTCGAAGCGTCGCGCCCGCCAGTACCAGCAGCCTTCGCGGCCGTCGACGGCCTCGCCCGCGGTCGCCGCGTCGGCACGGGTTCCCTCCGTTCCCGAACCCACCACGACCGACCCCACGAAGGAGGACGAGCGATGA
- a CDS encoding carbohydrate ABC transporter permease, with protein sequence MTGTTLSETLLLNQEAPRTPTPTRQRLLSRRIVWQILLYALLIVLAVIYIYPFLVQVATSFKTEAEAASDPISLIPQTFTFAAYERLFGRSDYPVWFANSTIVTICVTLGRVFFVSLAGYALARLQFRGRGLVFAAVVAVMAVPAVVLLIPKFLVINQLGMYDSYAGMIIPLLVDAAGVFIMKNFFESIPVSVEEQARIDGAGAFRLFWSVVLPMARPALITIVILSFQGSWNELSHFIVSTQSPELTTLTKGVASLASGQLSQGSQYPIKLAAAAIMTIPVAVMFFVFQRHIMNTAEGAVKG encoded by the coding sequence ATGACCGGCACGACGCTGTCCGAGACGCTGCTCCTCAACCAGGAGGCGCCGCGCACTCCGACCCCCACACGTCAGCGACTCCTCTCGCGCCGGATCGTGTGGCAGATCCTGCTGTACGCCCTCCTCATCGTCCTCGCGGTGATCTACATCTATCCCTTCCTGGTGCAGGTCGCGACGTCGTTCAAGACGGAGGCCGAGGCGGCCTCCGATCCGATCTCGCTGATCCCGCAGACGTTCACTTTCGCCGCGTACGAACGGCTGTTCGGCCGCAGCGACTACCCGGTGTGGTTCGCCAACTCGACGATCGTGACGATCTGCGTGACGCTCGGCCGCGTGTTCTTCGTCTCGCTCGCGGGCTACGCGCTCGCCCGCCTGCAGTTCCGTGGCCGCGGGCTCGTCTTCGCAGCCGTGGTCGCCGTGATGGCTGTGCCCGCGGTCGTCCTGCTCATCCCGAAGTTCCTCGTGATCAATCAGCTCGGCATGTACGACTCGTATGCGGGCATGATCATCCCGCTCCTCGTCGATGCGGCCGGCGTGTTCATCATGAAGAACTTCTTCGAGTCGATCCCCGTGTCTGTCGAGGAGCAGGCGCGGATCGACGGGGCAGGAGCGTTCCGCCTGTTCTGGTCGGTCGTCCTGCCGATGGCGCGACCCGCTCTCATCACGATCGTGATCCTGTCTTTCCAGGGATCGTGGAACGAGCTGAGCCATTTCATCGTCTCGACCCAGTCGCCCGAGCTGACGACTCTGACCAAGGGCGTGGCGTCGCTCGCCTCGGGTCAGCTCAGCCAGGGATCGCAGTATCCGATCAAGCTCGCTGCGGCGGCCATCATGACGATCCCGGTCGCCGTGATGTTCTTCGTCTTCCAGCGCCACATCATGAACACCGCCGAAGGAGCCGTCAAAGGATGA
- a CDS encoding glycogen debranching N-terminal domain-containing protein, whose amino-acid sequence MTAADERVQPLQPLFDDAIVVLRAPTQVWSGPDGGIGGQPIDGVYHGDVRHVRALSAQCRDSEVEWISTAPHGPSRVVFGGLLRGLDDPSPDPKVRLLRDRRVADGRMTETWTIASRLPVRLETVLTLRIEPEFASLHDVKAGIAASAPLAIETTDAAAIVRSGDQSFVLAAPGAAVGTVDGALTATWPVAVAPGGTVSASFTIDLHDPTLVVHGAPSSWTGVGARPGETAHPRLDRWLDVALGDLDALRLTLPSDRDEGEGDAFFAAGAPWFFTLFGRDSLWAARLVLPLDAGVAASTLRVLAAVQGVDDDPATAQEPGKILHELRSSALEIPGEGVVLPPRYYGSVDSTPLWVCLLADAWRAGMPESEVRALIPALRGALRWIVESGDSDGDGFLDYIDRSGRGLANQGWKDSGDSIQWRDGRLAEGPIALCEVQGYAYEAALAGAELLERFGGDEDGVREDGVGDGDALDPRALREWAASLRARFREAYWVETPEGRYPAIALDREKRPVDTLTSNIGHLLGTGILDAGEERAIAELLLAGSMSSGYGIRTMSTGADGYWPLSYHGGSVWVHDTAIIARGMRQAGLHDAARAVAGGLLAAAEGFDYRVPELHAGDPATESSVPTPYPAACRPQAWSAAAAVVCLEILRDS is encoded by the coding sequence ATGACCGCCGCCGATGAGAGGGTCCAGCCCCTCCAACCACTGTTCGACGACGCCATCGTCGTCCTGCGCGCGCCGACCCAGGTCTGGTCGGGTCCCGACGGCGGGATCGGCGGGCAGCCCATCGACGGCGTCTATCACGGCGACGTGCGGCACGTCCGCGCTCTCTCGGCGCAGTGCCGGGACTCCGAGGTCGAGTGGATCTCGACCGCGCCGCACGGCCCCTCCCGGGTCGTGTTCGGCGGGCTGCTGCGCGGGCTCGACGACCCGTCACCCGATCCGAAGGTGCGTCTGCTGCGAGATCGGCGCGTCGCCGACGGCCGGATGACCGAGACCTGGACGATCGCGTCCCGCCTGCCCGTTCGCCTCGAGACGGTGCTGACGCTGCGGATCGAGCCGGAGTTCGCCTCGCTCCACGATGTGAAGGCCGGGATCGCGGCATCCGCTCCCCTCGCCATCGAGACGACGGATGCCGCAGCCATCGTCCGGTCGGGCGATCAGTCGTTCGTCCTGGCCGCGCCGGGCGCCGCCGTCGGCACGGTCGACGGCGCGCTCACCGCGACGTGGCCGGTCGCGGTCGCACCCGGAGGCACGGTGTCGGCGTCGTTCACGATCGACCTCCACGATCCGACTCTCGTTGTCCACGGTGCGCCGTCGTCGTGGACCGGGGTGGGCGCGCGCCCGGGCGAGACCGCGCATCCGCGCCTCGACCGCTGGCTCGACGTCGCCCTCGGCGACCTCGACGCCCTCCGTCTGACCCTCCCCTCGGATCGCGACGAGGGCGAGGGCGACGCGTTCTTCGCCGCCGGCGCGCCCTGGTTCTTCACGCTCTTCGGACGCGACTCCCTGTGGGCAGCGCGTCTGGTCCTCCCGCTCGACGCGGGGGTCGCGGCATCCACTCTGCGCGTTCTCGCGGCCGTGCAGGGCGTCGACGACGACCCGGCGACGGCGCAGGAGCCCGGGAAGATCCTTCACGAGCTGCGGTCGTCGGCGCTCGAGATCCCGGGCGAAGGAGTCGTGCTGCCGCCGCGATATTACGGCAGCGTCGACTCGACACCGCTGTGGGTGTGCCTGCTGGCCGACGCCTGGCGTGCCGGGATGCCGGAGTCCGAGGTGCGCGCGCTGATCCCCGCCCTGCGGGGCGCCCTGCGCTGGATCGTCGAGTCCGGCGACAGCGACGGCGACGGGTTCCTCGACTACATCGACCGCAGCGGGCGGGGTCTCGCGAACCAGGGCTGGAAGGACTCGGGCGACTCGATCCAGTGGCGCGACGGGCGTCTGGCCGAAGGTCCGATCGCGCTGTGCGAGGTGCAGGGCTACGCGTACGAGGCGGCACTGGCCGGCGCCGAGCTCCTGGAGCGCTTCGGCGGCGACGAGGACGGGGTCCGCGAGGACGGGGTCGGCGACGGCGACGCTCTGGATCCGCGCGCGCTGCGGGAGTGGGCCGCGTCACTGCGGGCGCGGTTCCGCGAGGCGTACTGGGTGGAGACGCCCGAAGGGCGCTATCCCGCGATCGCCCTCGACCGCGAGAAGCGGCCGGTGGACACGCTCACGAGCAACATCGGCCACCTCCTCGGCACGGGCATCCTCGACGCCGGGGAGGAGCGAGCGATCGCCGAGCTGCTGCTGGCGGGATCGATGTCGTCGGGGTACGGCATCCGGACCATGTCGACCGGAGCGGACGGATACTGGCCGCTGTCCTACCACGGCGGCAGCGTCTGGGTGCACGACACCGCGATCATCGCGCGCGGGATGCGGCAGGCGGGGCTCCACGACGCGGCGCGCGCCGTCGCGGGCGGTCTCCTCGCCGCGGCCGAGGGCTTCGACTATCGCGTGCCCGAGCTGCACGCGGGCGATCCTGCGACGGAGTCGTCGGTGCCGACCCCGTACCCGGCCGCCTGTCGACCGCAGGCGTGGTCGGCCGCGGCGGCGGTCGTGTGCCTCGAGATCCTCCGAGACAGCTGA
- a CDS encoding YbaK/EbsC family protein, which produces MTAPNDLPARSVLVHDSLRAAGISGEIVVLPDAASTAALAAAALGIEVGAIANSLVFWSDDEPLLVMTSGAHRVDTAALAERLGRESIRRATPEQVRQATGQAIGGVAPTGHPAPLTTVVDEDLADYDEVWAAGGTPHTVFPLTYDELVRLTGGTVAKVD; this is translated from the coding sequence GTGACCGCGCCGAACGACCTCCCCGCCCGCAGCGTCCTCGTCCACGACTCCCTTCGCGCAGCCGGGATCTCCGGCGAGATCGTCGTGCTGCCGGATGCCGCTTCCACCGCCGCGCTCGCCGCGGCAGCGCTCGGCATCGAGGTGGGCGCCATCGCGAACAGCCTCGTGTTCTGGTCCGACGACGAGCCGCTCCTCGTCATGACGAGCGGGGCGCATCGGGTCGACACCGCGGCGCTGGCCGAGCGTCTCGGGCGCGAGAGCATCCGCCGCGCGACCCCCGAGCAGGTGCGGCAGGCGACCGGCCAGGCCATCGGCGGCGTAGCCCCGACGGGGCATCCCGCACCCCTCACGACCGTGGTCGACGAGGACCTCGCCGACTACGACGAGGTCTGGGCGGCCGGCGGCACGCCGCACACCGTCTTCCCGCTGACGTACGACGAGCTCGTCCGGCTGACCGGCGGGACCGTCGCGAAGGTCGACTGA
- a CDS encoding methyltransferase domain-containing protein, protein MPDPYTHGHHESVLRAHRWRTAENSAAYLLPHLRPGLSVLDVGSGPGTITADLATLVAPGRVVGADASADVVDQAAADHRAPNLSFAVADAYALEYADGEFDVVHAHQLLQHLARPVDALREFGRVAGPDGIVAARDVDYEGTIWFPRLPGLDEWHRLYLATHRSVSGEPAAGRRLKSWAMAAGLPDIRSTATLWLFESPADRAWWGGAWADRALHSSFAESARAAGADDGLLQRISDGWREWAAADDGWLLMPHAEILAHGRVADPS, encoded by the coding sequence ATGCCCGACCCGTACACCCACGGTCACCACGAGAGCGTCCTCCGAGCGCACCGGTGGCGCACCGCCGAGAACTCGGCGGCGTACCTCCTGCCGCACCTGAGGCCGGGTCTGTCCGTCCTCGATGTCGGCAGCGGCCCCGGTACGATCACCGCCGACCTCGCGACGCTCGTCGCTCCCGGCAGAGTCGTGGGCGCGGATGCCTCGGCCGACGTCGTCGACCAGGCCGCTGCCGATCACCGAGCGCCGAACCTCTCGTTCGCCGTCGCGGACGCATACGCGCTCGAGTACGCCGACGGCGAGTTCGACGTCGTGCACGCCCATCAGCTGCTGCAGCACCTCGCGCGTCCGGTCGACGCGCTGCGCGAGTTCGGACGCGTCGCCGGACCGGACGGAATCGTCGCCGCCCGCGACGTCGACTACGAGGGCACCATCTGGTTCCCCCGGCTCCCGGGCCTCGACGAGTGGCACCGCCTCTACCTGGCGACGCACCGGAGCGTGTCGGGTGAGCCCGCCGCCGGGCGACGCCTGAAGTCCTGGGCGATGGCGGCGGGGCTCCCCGACATCCGCTCCACCGCGACCCTGTGGCTGTTCGAGTCGCCCGCGGACCGGGCCTGGTGGGGCGGGGCGTGGGCCGACCGGGCGCTGCACTCCTCGTTCGCCGAATCGGCCCGCGCTGCCGGCGCCGACGACGGACTCCTCCAGCGGATCTCGGACGGCTGGCGGGAGTGGGCTGCCGCCGACGACGGCTGGCTGCTCATGCCGCACGCCGAGATCCTCGCGCACGGTCGGGTCGCCGACCCCTCGTAG